One Oryza brachyantha chromosome 3, ObraRS2, whole genome shotgun sequence DNA segment encodes these proteins:
- the LOC102709637 gene encoding uncharacterized protein LOC102709637 encodes MAAADALVVVGQPQAQARHPLSQIAESGTHRLLLKQWLKEEDLLARRVALREARLDGARKEIAFLYCAFFAFHAASVLLLFLSASAPASAVEAACRRSWIPCLVSLLSSLAMLWALRYKADTEAVLERLLAREREDALLLGKCVAELKRKGLEFDLLKEVDALRRAKSLRVEAKGGERPRHWAARDLAVFVLFGAACGVLVLTRYLLCN; translated from the coding sequence ATggcggccgccgacgcgcTCGTCGTGGTGGGGCAGCcgcaggcgcaggcgcggcACCCGCTGAGCCAGATCGCGGAGAGCGGGACGCACCGGCTGCTGCTGAAGCAGTGGCTCAAGGAGGAGGACCTGCTcgcccgccgcgtcgcgcTGCGGGAGGCGCGCCTCGACGGCGCGCGCAAGGAGATCGCCTTCCTCTACTGCGCCTTCTTCGCCTtccacgccgcctccgtcctcctcctcttcctctccgcctccgcgcccgcgTCCGCCGTGGAGGCCGCGTGCCGGCGCTCCTGGATCCCCTGCCTCGTGTCGCTGCTCTCGTCGCTGGCCATGCTGTGGGCGCTGCGGTACAAGGCCGACACGGAGGCGGTGCTGGAGCGGCTGCTCgcgcgggagcgggaggaCGCGCTGCTGCTCGGCAAGTGCGTCGCCGAGCTCAAGCGGAAGGGGCTCGAGTTCGACCTGCTCAAGGAGGTGGACGCGCTGCGCCGCGCCAAGAGCCTGCGGGTCGAGGCCAAGGGCGGCGAGAGGCCCAGGCACTGGGCGGCCAGGGACCTCGCCGTCTTCGTGCTCTTCGGCGCCGCCTGCGGCGTCCTCGTGCTCACCAGATACCTTCTCTGCAACTAG